ATGTTGGTTCAAAACCACCCCGGGCTGAGAATGCTTCTGGTGGTGCTGGGTCCGGAGTGGACAAGGGGAAAAGTGTGGATGGAGGACGTTCGGAGAGGAGTAGTCCGGAGCTGGAGGTTAGGATAACTCATTTTATGGCTGAAATTCCTTCTCCGGCGGAATGGAAGGAAATGAGCCACTCCGGATTCGATGCTACGATGAAGGAGTGCACTCGTCTCTGGGGCCAGGTATACAATGTTTCTTtgatttctatttttcttctgTTTTTGCCTTAAATATTTTTCTGAGATTTGTATCGTATGTTTTGTAGCTTGGTGGTTATATGGATGAAGCTGCTTCTCTTGTATACAATGATTTGAAGAATTCTCGGACTACAATATCTGACAAGGACAAAGAGATTGGGGAATTGAGGGATCAGATTATCGTGAAGGATACCTCTATTTCCAGGCTGAACAAACATCCCAGCGAGGTTACAACCCGGGCTGAGAATGCTGAGAAGGAGGCTGCAGATCTGAAGTCTGAACTAGCTGAGCTCCGGAAGCAGATATCTGCTGTGAGACGGGAGGCTGAAGTTATCGCAGCTTATAAGAATTCTGAGGAATATGACAGGGCTATTTCTAATGCCGGTGCTCCGAAGATTGGTCGCTGCTGGGTAATTACTGAAAAATATATCAAGACTAATCCGGAGGCGAACTGGGATAACTTTGTTGAAGAATTCATTAAAGCCAAGCTGAATATCGAGGCTGGGCTCGGGAATCCGGAGCCTTTTGACGGTCCATGCCCCAACTTCTTTCCTTCAAATGCTCCGGATTCTTAGTTTTTTACGTGCCTTATGAACTTGTTGTGGTTTTAAGacttttaatgatttgtgattGTAATATTTGTACTCAGCTCCGGGCTTTGTTGGCCCGGTTAACTCTGTTATGTCATTGCTTTGCTTTTGTTTGCTTTTATCTCTGCTTCTTTATAATGTGTTTGccttaaatattttttctaagTCATTATGTTTCTACTAGTCCGGTTTTATAATTTGTCCGGACTAGTACTGGCTTCTTTACTTAggaaattaattctaagtaaatatggttgctctagtcctgacttaTCTTTGGTCCGGACTAGTGTTTGCTTCTTTACTTAGATAATatttctaagtaaatatggttgctctagtccagactaatctttggtccggactagtggttgcttcctagaaaattaattctaagtaaatatggttgctctagtcctgacaaatcttttgtccggactagtgatggcttctttacttaggaaattaattctaagtaaatatggttgctctagtcctgactaatctTTGGTCCAGACTATTGTTTgcttctttacttagaaaattatttctaagtaaatatggttgctctagtccagactaaTCTTTGGTCCGGACAAGTGGTTTCTTCCTAGAAAAttatttctaagtaaatatggttgctctagtcctgactaatcttttgtccggactagtggtggcttctttacttaggaaattaattccaagtaaatatggttgctctagtcctgactaatctttggtccggactagtgtttgcttctttacttaaaaaattatttctaagtaaatacggttgctctagtccagactaatctttggtccggactagtggttgcttcctagaaaatt
The sequence above is drawn from the Apium graveolens cultivar Ventura chromosome 2, ASM990537v1, whole genome shotgun sequence genome and encodes:
- the LOC141707987 gene encoding uncharacterized protein LOC141707987 isoform X2, producing the protein MAEIPSPAEWKEMSHSGFDATMKECTRLWGQLGGYMDEAASLVYNDLKNSRTTISDKDKEIGELRDQIIVKDTSISRLNKHPSEVTTRAENAEKEAADLKSELAELRKQISAVRREAEVIAAYKNSEEYDRAISNAGAPKIGRCWVITEKYIKTNPEANWDNFVEEFIKAKLNIEAGLGNPEPFDGPCPNFFPSNAPDS
- the LOC141707987 gene encoding uncharacterized protein LOC141707987 isoform X3 is translated as MKLGGYMDEAASLVYNDLKNSRTTISDKDKEIGELRDQIIVKDTSISRLNKHPSEVTTRAENAEKEAADLKSELAELRKQISAVRREAEVIAAYKNSEEYDRAISNAGAPKIGRCWVITEKYIKTNPEANWDNFVEEFIKAKLNIEAGLGNPEPFDGPCPNFFPSNAPDS
- the LOC141707987 gene encoding uncharacterized protein LOC141707987 isoform X1, which translates into the protein MRHILIWQVRHSGLEFSCTNLKSCDKGSLAQQLIWKMKLGGYMDEAASLVYNDLKNSRTTISDKDKEIGELRDQIIVKDTSISRLNKHPSEVTTRAENAEKEAADLKSELAELRKQISAVRREAEVIAAYKNSEEYDRAISNAGAPKIGRCWVITEKYIKTNPEANWDNFVEEFIKAKLNIEAGLGNPEPFDGPCPNFFPSNAPDS